The following nucleotide sequence is from Lacinutrix sp. Hel_I_90.
ACTCTCGGTTTGCTGCTTTTGTTCATTTTACAGAAGGACCAAAAATGAATTATAAAGCGCAAAAAGAGAATGAAACTATTACTATCTCATTTGAAAATACTAAAATCCCTAATGAAGAAATTGAAGTTGATGCTATTATTAGTAAAACATCAAATCTTTATGGTGAAAAATTAAAAAACGAGTCATTCGTTTATCCACTAACTTATAATTCTGGTTCTAACAGTTTTAGTCTAGACACCTCTAATTTTGATGAAGGGGTCTATAGTCTTTACATTACCGGTAAACATTCAGAATTTGTACGTTCTATCGTCTCTGGTTTTACAGTAGGTTCTCTATCTATTAAGCAAGTAAATGATGACATTGTTAAATCTGATAGTAAAGAAATTGAAATTGCTTTAAAGTATAATGTCATAAAAGACAAAATTGAATTGATAAACACCTCAACGAACAGCATTGAAAAAATTAGAATTGCGGTTTACAATCTTAATGGGGAAAAACTAATAGAAGAAGATTTAACTGAGAACAATCGTCTTTTTCTAATAAAAAGCGGTGTTATTAACTTAGCGAAAGGCTTATATATTATAACTGTAGAAAAAGATAATTTAAGAAAGAGCTTTAAAATTATAAAGAAATAATTAATTCAAAAACTTAATATTAGACTGTAATCCTAAAAAATTGGTGTGATTAACTCCGAGTTTTCGAAAACGCCATAGCCATAGCTTGAAACCATAAGCACTGTTATGAACAGCTGTGCTTTGCCATTGCTTTTGAAAAAATAAGGTGCTAAAATAACAAGTGCTCTTTTAAGTACTTATTTGTATCTCTGTATTATGCAAACAGTAAATTATGCCGCGTTTCGTTCGAATCTAAAACATTGACTAGATAAAGTAGTTATGAGGTGTACCTCTTTATTAAGCGTAAAAACAGAAACGACCTCGTATTACTATCTTTAGATGACTATCACTCATTAAACGAGTAAGCGCATTAATTAAAAGTTACGTGCGAACATCTTTTGGGGGCATAGGGAAACCGGACTTTATAAGATGATCAGGGGCATGACCTGTGAACATAAATTAGTATACAAATATGATAATGGCCGTTTATTAAAACGGGCGTTTGTCGCTATCATTATGGGAAATAAGACTTTTATAAATCACTTCAAAAAATCAATATTACGTGTCAAGCCTGAAAACTTGGTTCGCTTCACGGCGCTTTTTTGAAATACTTTTTTAAAAACATCTTCAGTAATTTCTTCCCAGTCCTTTTTGGTCATGTCTAATAATTCTGGATGCGGATTAAAAAGCGGTTCATTATGCGGTTTGGAGAATTTATTCCACGGGCATACATCCTGGCAAACATCGCAACCAAAGATCCAGTCGTCAAACTGACCTTTCATGGCGTTTGGTAGCTGGTCTTTTAATTCAATCGTAAAATAACTAATGCATTTACTGCCATCAACCACGTAGGGCTCTACAATGGCCTGTGTTGGGCAAGCGTCGATACAAGCGGTGCAAGTACCACAGTGGTCGGTAGTAATACTATCGTATTCTAAGTCTAAGTCTATAATGAGTTCTGCTATAAAATAAAAAGAGCCCACTTGTTGTGTTAACAAATTACTGTGTTTGCCTATCCAACCTAAACCCGATTTTGCGGCCCACGCTTTATCCAACACAGGTGCAGAATCTACAAACGCACGACCAGAGACTTCGCCAATTTCTTCCTGAATAAAATGGGTGAGTGCTTTTAATTTTGATTTAATAACATGGTGGTAGTCGTTACCATAGGCGTACTTGGAAATCTTAAAAGTGTTTTCCTTTTGGGTGTCTTCTGGATAATAATTGAGTAATAATGAGATGACACTTTTAGAGTCTTCCACAAGTTTTGTAGGATCAAGACGCTTATCAAAATGGTTTTCCATGTAGTGCATGTCG
It contains:
- the queG gene encoding tRNA epoxyqueuosine(34) reductase QueG is translated as MIENKFKDTQKIKAEAKRLGFLSCGISKAEFLEVEAPRLEKWLNNNMNGDMHYMENHFDKRLDPTKLVEDSKSVISLLLNYYPEDTQKENTFKISKYAYGNDYHHVIKSKLKALTHFIQEEIGEVSGRAFVDSAPVLDKAWAAKSGLGWIGKHSNLLTQQVGSFYFIAELIIDLDLEYDSITTDHCGTCTACIDACPTQAIVEPYVVDGSKCISYFTIELKDQLPNAMKGQFDDWIFGCDVCQDVCPWNKFSKPHNEPLFNPHPELLDMTKKDWEEITEDVFKKVFQKSAVKRTKFSGLTRNIDFLK